Proteins encoded together in one Polaribacter reichenbachii window:
- a CDS encoding lysylphosphatidylglycerol synthase transmembrane domain-containing protein translates to MDIKKILKIIIPLILGGFLVWYSLSKISIDVLLGYFKEANYSWIFLGLFFGILSHLSRAYRWKFMLEPLGFKPKFTNSVLAVLVGYLVNLALPRAGEISRATVMTNYEEIPFEKGFGTIVAERIADLIMMLSIVAITLFVQFDFIYELLTKNFNPTKIAIGLAILIIGFFIFSSFVKKAESGFLLKIKTFITGLIEGVTSIFKMKNKWPFIFHTVFIWVMYVAMFWATIPAIDGLEVPFGGILIGFIAGGFSIAATNGGIGLYPIAVAGALALFNIPTEPATAFGWIMWTAQTAMIIVFGGLAFLLLPIVNKNK, encoded by the coding sequence TTGGACATCAAAAAAATTTTAAAAATTATAATTCCTCTCATTTTGGGAGGTTTTTTAGTTTGGTACTCTCTCTCTAAAATATCTATAGACGTTTTACTTGGGTATTTTAAAGAAGCAAATTATAGCTGGATTTTTCTTGGCTTATTTTTCGGGATTTTAAGTCATTTATCTAGAGCTTATAGATGGAAGTTTATGCTAGAACCTTTAGGTTTTAAACCTAAATTCACTAATAGTGTTTTAGCAGTTCTAGTTGGCTATTTGGTAAATTTAGCCTTGCCAAGAGCAGGTGAAATTTCTAGAGCTACTGTAATGACAAATTACGAGGAAATACCTTTCGAAAAAGGTTTTGGAACCATTGTAGCAGAAAGAATAGCAGATTTAATAATGATGCTAAGCATTGTTGCAATTACCCTTTTTGTTCAGTTCGATTTTATTTACGAGCTATTAACCAAAAACTTTAACCCAACAAAAATTGCAATTGGTTTAGCTATTTTAATTATCGGTTTTTTCATTTTTTCTTCTTTTGTTAAAAAAGCAGAATCTGGTTTTTTACTAAAAATTAAAACCTTTATAACTGGTTTAATAGAAGGTGTAACAAGCATTTTTAAAATGAAAAATAAGTGGCCATTTATCTTCCATACCGTTTTTATTTGGGTAATGTATGTAGCCATGTTTTGGGCAACAATACCTGCAATAGATGGTTTAGAAGTACCTTTTGGCGGAATTTTAATAGGTTTTATTGCTGGCGGATTTTCTATTGCTGCCACAAATGGCGGAATTGGTTTGTACCCAATTGCTGTAGCTGGTGCACTAGCGCTTTTTAATATTCCAACAGAACCTGCAACCGCTTTTGGCTGGATTATGTGGACCGCTCAAACAGCTATGATTATTGTTTTTGGAGGTTTGGCTTTTTTACTTCTACCAATCGTAAATAAAAACAAATAG
- the glmS gene encoding glutamine--fructose-6-phosphate transaminase (isomerizing): MCGISAYIGHREAYPIVINGLKRLEYRGYDSAGVMVYNNGTMYVSKTKGKVSDLEEIVGQDEERKKGTIGMGHTRWATHGVPNDVNSHPHLSKSGNLVIVHNGIIENYDTIKKELISRGYSFKSDTDTEVLLNLIEEVKVTEGCKLGKAVQLALTNVVGAYAITVFDKTNPDEIIVARLGSPIAIGVGKDKKEFFVASDASPFVEYTKQAIYLEDEEMAIIKLGKQVKVHKINDDSIVEPTIQKLQMSLDQIEKGGYDHFMLKEIHEQPKAITDTFRGRMLADKNMIKMSSVDLNLDKFLNANRIIIVACGTSWHAGLVAEYLFEDMARIPVEVEYASEFRYRNPIITEKDVVIAISQSGETADTLAAIKLAKSKGAFVYGVCNVVGSSIARETHSGAYTHAGPEIGVASTKAFTTQITVLTLIALKLGKANGSLSDQAFKDYIQKMNRIPKQVEELLKIDDHVKSIAAVYKDAKNCLYLGRGFNFPVALEGALKLKEISYIHAEGYPAAEMKHGPIALIDENMPIFVIATNKGHYEKVVSNIQEIKSRAGKIIAIVTVGDTQVKEIADHTIEIPDTQEALTPLLTTIPFQLLSYHIAVMLNKNVDQPRNLAKSVTVE; encoded by the coding sequence ATGTGTGGAATATCAGCTTATATTGGTCATAGAGAGGCTTATCCAATAGTAATAAATGGATTAAAAAGACTAGAATATAGAGGTTATGATAGTGCTGGTGTAATGGTTTACAATAACGGAACCATGTATGTTTCTAAAACAAAAGGAAAAGTTTCTGATTTAGAAGAAATTGTTGGTCAAGATGAAGAAAGAAAAAAAGGTACCATTGGTATGGGCCATACAAGATGGGCAACACATGGAGTGCCTAATGATGTAAACTCTCATCCACATTTATCAAAATCAGGAAATTTAGTAATTGTACATAATGGAATCATTGAAAATTATGATACCATAAAAAAGGAATTAATTTCTAGAGGTTACTCTTTTAAAAGTGATACAGATACCGAAGTTTTATTAAACCTTATAGAAGAAGTAAAAGTTACAGAAGGCTGTAAATTAGGAAAAGCGGTGCAATTAGCCTTAACCAATGTAGTTGGTGCTTATGCAATTACTGTTTTTGATAAAACTAACCCAGATGAAATAATTGTAGCTCGTTTAGGAAGCCCAATTGCAATTGGTGTTGGTAAAGATAAAAAAGAGTTTTTTGTTGCCTCAGATGCGTCACCTTTTGTAGAATATACAAAACAAGCTATTTATTTAGAAGATGAAGAAATGGCTATTATAAAGTTAGGCAAACAAGTTAAGGTTCATAAAATAAATGATGATTCTATTGTAGAGCCTACCATTCAAAAACTTCAAATGAGTTTAGACCAAATTGAAAAAGGAGGTTATGATCATTTTATGTTAAAAGAAATTCATGAACAGCCTAAAGCTATTACTGATACTTTTAGAGGTAGAATGTTAGCAGATAAAAATATGATTAAGATGTCTAGTGTAGATCTTAATCTTGATAAATTTTTAAACGCCAACAGAATTATTATTGTAGCTTGTGGTACTTCTTGGCATGCAGGTTTGGTAGCCGAATACCTTTTTGAAGATATGGCTAGAATTCCTGTAGAGGTTGAGTATGCTTCAGAATTTAGATATAGAAACCCAATTATAACAGAAAAAGATGTAGTTATTGCTATCTCTCAATCTGGTGAAACTGCAGATACACTTGCTGCGATTAAGCTTGCAAAATCTAAAGGAGCTTTTGTTTATGGTGTTTGTAATGTAGTAGGTTCTTCTATTGCCAGAGAAACACATTCTGGTGCTTATACGCATGCTGGTCCTGAAATAGGAGTAGCATCAACAAAAGCATTTACAACTCAAATAACAGTTTTAACTTTAATAGCTTTAAAATTAGGTAAAGCAAACGGTTCGTTATCAGATCAAGCATTTAAAGATTATATACAAAAAATGAATCGTATCCCTAAACAGGTAGAAGAGCTTTTAAAGATAGATGATCATGTTAAAAGTATTGCAGCTGTTTATAAAGATGCTAAAAACTGTTTATATTTAGGTAGAGGCTTTAATTTTCCTGTTGCGCTAGAAGGTGCTTTAAAGTTAAAAGAGATATCTTATATTCATGCAGAAGGTTATCCTGCAGCAGAAATGAAACACGGTCCCATTGCTTTAATTGATGAAAATATGCCAATTTTTGTAATTGCAACAAATAAAGGACATTACGAAAAAGTGGTAAGTAATATTCAGGAAATTAAATCTAGAGCTGGTAAAATTATTGCAATTGTTACAGTAGGAGATACTCAAGTAAAGGAAATTGCAGATCATACCATAGAAATACCAGATACTCAAGAAGCCTTAACACCGTTGTTAACTACAATTCCTTTTCAGTTATTATCTTATCATATCGCTGTAATGTTGAATAAAAATGTAGATCAACCAAGAAATTTAGCAAAATCGGTTACTGTAGAGTAA
- a CDS encoding sugar kinase, translating to MDKKLITFGEVMMRLSPPGYTMFSQASSFDLVYGGGEANVAISCGYLGMKAAHVTRFPDNALGKAATQFLRKHWLGTKDVIYGDNMLGKYFLQKGAVHRSSEVIYEREGSAFSLIKPDMINWEEVLKGADWFHWTGITPAISEGAAMCCLEAIKTANKMGIKVSGDINSRQNMWKYGKTMQEVMPELVKNTDIVITSSRGIKEMFGLGEVGVGFSEAAKELMNTFPRIEKVVGKTRKSISASHQQIQGKMWTGKKYIKADKLDVTHVIDRVGTGDAFASGIIFGLLYYQDDDLQALNFATAACALKHTVVGDVNMVSLDNVLSLMKGDTSGKIKR from the coding sequence ATGGATAAAAAATTAATAACATTTGGAGAAGTAATGATGCGTTTATCACCTCCAGGATATACAATGTTTTCTCAAGCAAGTTCTTTTGATCTTGTTTATGGAGGAGGAGAAGCTAACGTTGCAATTTCTTGTGGTTATTTAGGTATGAAAGCAGCTCATGTAACTCGTTTTCCAGATAATGCTCTTGGTAAAGCCGCTACTCAATTTTTACGTAAACATTGGTTAGGGACAAAAGATGTTATTTATGGCGATAATATGTTAGGTAAATATTTTCTTCAAAAAGGTGCTGTGCACAGATCTAGTGAGGTAATTTATGAAAGAGAAGGCTCTGCATTTTCTTTAATAAAACCAGATATGATTAATTGGGAAGAAGTCTTAAAAGGTGCAGATTGGTTTCATTGGACAGGGATAACACCAGCCATTTCAGAAGGTGCAGCAATGTGCTGTTTAGAAGCCATAAAAACTGCAAATAAAATGGGTATTAAGGTTTCTGGCGATATTAATTCTAGACAAAATATGTGGAAATATGGTAAAACTATGCAAGAAGTTATGCCTGAATTAGTAAAAAATACAGACATTGTAATTACTAGTAGCCGTGGAATTAAAGAAATGTTTGGTCTTGGAGAAGTAGGAGTTGGGTTTAGTGAGGCTGCTAAAGAATTAATGAACACTTTCCCTAGAATTGAAAAAGTTGTTGGTAAAACAAGGAAATCCATTAGTGCTTCACATCAACAAATACAAGGTAAAATGTGGACAGGGAAAAAATATATAAAAGCAGATAAATTAGATGTAACGCACGTTATAGATCGTGTAGGAACAGGAGATGCTTTTGCTTCTGGTATAATCTTTGGTTTGCTCTATTATCAAGATGATGATTTACAAGCCTTAAATTTTGCAACTGCTGCTTGTGCTCTTAAACATACAGTTGTAGGTGATGTAAATATGGTTTCTTTAGACAATGTTTTAAGTTTAATGAAAGGCGATACTTCTGGTAAAATAAAAAGATAA
- the radA gene encoding DNA repair protein RadA, translating into MAKTKTTFFCQNCGTQHAKWVGQCGACKEWNTIVEEVIQKEEKRVWKQSTTAKQNVNKPLKIADIQLNPEERVVTNNNELDTVLGGGLVKGSVTLLGGEPGIGKSTLLLQVALNISQKVLYVSGEESQSQIKMRAERLDANNSNCLILTETSTQQIFKNIEETEPEVLVIDSIQTLHTNSIEASPGSISQIRETSAELIKFAKETATPVLLIGHINKEGNIAGPKILEHMVDVVLQFEGDRNHTYRILRSQKNRFGSTSELGIYEMLSNGLREISNPSEILISKKDADLSGTAIASTLEGIRPLMIEIQALVSTAVYGTPQRSTTGYNLKRLNMILAVLEKRAGFKLGAKDVFLNITGGINVDDPAIDLAVVAAILSSNQDIAINPNVCFAAEVGLAGEIRPVSKIDQRIIEAEKLGYKTIVTSKYNKISSKNHSIKLILVGKIEEAFATLFA; encoded by the coding sequence ATGGCCAAAACCAAAACAACTTTTTTCTGTCAGAATTGTGGAACTCAACACGCAAAATGGGTTGGGCAATGTGGCGCCTGTAAAGAATGGAACACCATTGTAGAAGAAGTAATTCAAAAAGAAGAAAAACGTGTTTGGAAACAATCTACAACAGCAAAACAAAATGTAAATAAACCTTTAAAAATTGCTGATATTCAACTAAACCCAGAAGAAAGAGTTGTTACCAACAACAACGAATTAGATACCGTTTTAGGTGGTGGCTTAGTAAAAGGTTCTGTAACACTTTTAGGCGGTGAACCTGGTATTGGAAAATCGACATTATTATTGCAAGTTGCTTTAAATATCAGTCAGAAAGTATTGTATGTTTCCGGTGAAGAAAGTCAGTCTCAAATTAAAATGCGAGCAGAACGTTTAGATGCGAATAACTCTAATTGCTTAATTTTAACTGAAACTAGCACACAACAAATTTTTAAAAATATAGAAGAAACTGAACCAGAAGTTTTAGTGATTGATTCTATACAAACTTTACACACCAATTCTATTGAAGCTTCTCCTGGAAGCATTTCTCAAATACGAGAAACGAGTGCAGAATTGATAAAATTTGCCAAAGAAACTGCAACTCCTGTTTTATTAATTGGGCACATTAACAAAGAAGGAAACATTGCTGGACCCAAAATTTTAGAACACATGGTAGATGTTGTTTTACAATTTGAAGGCGATAGAAATCACACCTATAGAATTTTAAGAAGTCAGAAAAACAGATTTGGTTCTACATCAGAATTAGGAATTTATGAAATGTTATCTAATGGTTTACGAGAAATTTCAAACCCATCAGAAATACTGATTTCTAAAAAGGATGCAGATTTAAGCGGAACTGCAATTGCAAGTACTTTAGAAGGTATTAGACCTTTAATGATAGAAATTCAAGCTTTAGTTTCTACAGCCGTTTATGGAACTCCACAAAGATCTACAACTGGATACAACTTAAAAAGATTAAATATGATTTTAGCAGTTCTCGAAAAAAGAGCTGGTTTTAAATTGGGTGCAAAAGATGTTTTTTTAAATATTACTGGAGGTATAAATGTAGATGACCCAGCAATTGATTTAGCTGTTGTAGCTGCTATTTTATCATCAAACCAAGATATTGCTATAAACCCAAATGTGTGTTTTGCTGCAGAAGTTGGTTTGGCTGGAGAAATAAGACCTGTTTCTAAAATAGATCAAAGAATTATTGAAGCAGAAAAATTAGGTTATAAAACAATAGTAACATCTAAATACAATAAAATATCATCTAAAAACCATTCTATAAAACTCATTTTGGTGGGTAAAATTGAAGAAGCTTTTGCAACTTTGTTTGCTTAA
- a CDS encoding DUF4271 domain-containing protein, which yields MQAIENIVDTNNWITILLFLLLVSVVLLKLLNSKRLNHNFKAFFSLSLIDDEFDSINFLNPFQITIFLFSTSVLSLLAFTFKAYITPETGNSFAAFLTIFAYVLVYLLLKRTLEYALSLLFLIKRGVRFFMISKINSLNSISFLLYIALILYQYANIHETYVFYFAAILFIVRFTFSVIRNKKLIFNQLFYFILYICAFEIAPLFVLFKLMF from the coding sequence TTGCAAGCAATAGAAAATATAGTAGATACAAATAATTGGATAACAATTCTTTTATTTCTGTTACTTGTAAGTGTGGTTTTGTTAAAATTATTAAATTCCAAAAGGTTAAATCATAATTTTAAAGCTTTTTTTAGCTTAAGCTTAATAGATGATGAATTTGATTCTATAAATTTTTTAAACCCGTTTCAAATTACAATTTTTCTGTTTTCTACATCAGTATTATCCTTATTAGCTTTTACTTTTAAGGCATATATTACGCCAGAAACTGGAAACAGTTTTGCTGCTTTTTTAACAATTTTTGCATATGTCTTGGTTTATTTACTGCTAAAAAGAACTTTAGAATATGCATTGTCGTTGCTTTTTCTGATAAAAAGAGGTGTTCGTTTTTTTATGATTTCTAAAATTAACTCTCTGAATAGCATTTCGTTTCTATTATATATAGCTTTAATTTTGTACCAATATGCAAACATTCACGAAACTTATGTTTTCTATTTTGCAGCTATTTTATTTATTGTAAGATTCACCTTTTCAGTAATAAGAAATAAAAAGCTGATTTTTAATCAGTTGTTTTATTTTATTTTGTACATTTGCGCCTTCGAAATAGCACCGCTATTTGTACTTTTTAAATTGATGTTTTAA
- a CDS encoding glycogen/starch synthase, protein MKDKRILFVSSEVVPYLPETELSSTAFSSAKNAHSKGVQTRIFMPRYGVINERRHQLHEVIRLSGMNLVVNDLDMPLIIKVASIPKERMQVYFIDNEEYFKRKAVFSDEDDKLFSDNDERAIFFAKGVVETVKKLNWAPDIIHIHGWMASLLPLYLREFYKEEPLFTESKIVTSLYNSGFEGELNEDLAEKVRFDLDDSDKIATIETPNHINILKSAIENSDAIIHGSETIDEELASFIEDKEKPVLKYQAENLKESYLNFYTDILSV, encoded by the coding sequence ATGAAGGACAAGAGAATTTTATTTGTATCGTCTGAAGTTGTTCCGTATTTACCAGAAACAGAACTTTCTTCGACAGCTTTTAGCTCAGCTAAAAATGCACATTCTAAGGGTGTACAAACCCGTATATTTATGCCAAGATATGGAGTAATAAATGAAAGAAGACATCAATTACATGAAGTAATACGTTTATCTGGTATGAATTTGGTTGTGAATGACTTAGATATGCCATTAATTATAAAAGTAGCTTCTATCCCTAAAGAAAGAATGCAAGTTTACTTTATAGATAATGAAGAGTATTTTAAAAGAAAAGCAGTGTTTTCAGACGAGGATGATAAATTGTTTTCTGATAATGATGAAAGAGCAATTTTCTTTGCAAAAGGAGTTGTAGAAACTGTAAAAAAATTAAACTGGGCGCCAGATATTATTCATATTCATGGTTGGATGGCTTCTTTATTGCCACTTTATTTAAGAGAGTTTTATAAAGAAGAGCCTTTGTTTACCGAAAGTAAAATTGTTACTTCTTTGTACAATAGTGGTTTTGAGGGGGAATTAAATGAAGATTTAGCAGAAAAGGTTAGGTTTGACCTTGATGATTCAGATAAAATTGCAACGATAGAAACTCCAAATCATATAAATATTTTAAAAAGCGCCATCGAAAATTCTGATGCAATTATTCACGGTAGTGAAACTATTGATGAAGAATTAGCTTCTTTTATAGAAGATAAAGAAAAGCCTGTTTTAAAATATCAAGCAGAGAATTTAAAAGAATCTTATTTGAATTTTTATACTGATATTTTATCAGTATAG
- a CDS encoding uroporphyrinogen-III synthase, with protein sequence MKVKTILVSQPAPKTETSPYFDLSDKQKVKIDFRSFIHVEGISVKEVRAEKLDLHNFSAIILTSRNAVDHFFRIAEEMRFKVPDSMKYFCQSEAVAYYLQKYVVYRKRKIYVGNRTFPDLIKLIKKHKTEKFLLPSSDKLKPLIPTELDKLGITWKRVDLYRTVVSDLSDLENVFYDVLVFFSPSGIESLFKNFPNFKQNETRIAAFGNSTVKAVTEAGLKCDIVAPSPENPSMTMALDKYIKEANKK encoded by the coding sequence ATGAAAGTGAAAACGATATTGGTTTCACAACCAGCACCAAAGACAGAAACATCTCCCTACTTTGATTTGTCTGATAAGCAAAAAGTGAAAATAGATTTTAGATCTTTTATTCACGTAGAAGGCATATCTGTAAAAGAAGTAAGAGCAGAGAAGTTAGATTTACATAATTTTAGTGCAATTATTTTAACAAGTAGAAACGCAGTAGATCACTTTTTTAGAATTGCAGAAGAAATGCGTTTTAAAGTGCCAGATTCTATGAAGTATTTCTGTCAATCAGAAGCTGTAGCTTATTATTTGCAGAAGTATGTAGTTTACAGAAAACGTAAAATTTATGTAGGTAACAGAACGTTTCCAGATTTAATAAAATTAATTAAGAAGCATAAAACTGAAAAGTTTTTATTACCATCTTCAGATAAACTAAAGCCATTAATTCCTACTGAATTAGATAAGTTAGGTATTACATGGAAAAGAGTAGATTTATATAGAACCGTAGTTAGCGATTTGTCTGATTTAGAGAATGTATTTTACGATGTTTTAGTTTTCTTTAGTCCTTCAGGAATTGAATCATTATTCAAGAATTTCCCGAATTTTAAACAAAACGAAACTAGAATTGCTGCCTTTGGTAACTCAACAGTAAAAGCAGTTACAGAAGCTGGTTTAAAGTGCGATATTGTTGCACCTTCACCAGAAAACCCTTCTATGACAATGGCATTAGATAAGTATATAAAAGAAGCTAATAAGAAATAA
- a CDS encoding DUF4270 domain-containing protein translates to MIKIIRRSVIVSILVCLSVAIVSCEEDFTNINSNVLTNTKFNTNAVTVDIVAENSSLERIQSDNISRQLGQYLLGVYNSTDYEKLEASIVSQLTITTGVQVVDDANIYGADTTVVTKIDTVFLKLPYQVVLDSDDLTYDLDSIIGDQSEAFTFNVYQSNTYLNLYNPLDPTKINSFYSNDVFEKSGTALNSELNYQFKPNYETVDGELVPVDTMLVIKRRLFNDNVATQDTVKIYSSTASTLPVPFARIPLDEDRIKELFLDKYESSEFETQEAFNDYFRGLILEATGVEGSLISFDFNATTANLIPSLEIYYTNTVLKSGSTILDTISKNNSYPLTGFRVNTFKMEDKVYPANEEIKIQGTAGSEAKITIIDQAKIDELRQNNWLINDASLSFYINQSADTLNVPERLYLYKTDEDATNPSFSQIKDATSESSFGGIQGELQRDASGKVEKYTFRITDYMSDILSGDIDYNPNLRLKVYNPTDLPTTTTDTIFNNFSWNPKAVTLFNNTAVDDGKKAVLKISYTEKQ, encoded by the coding sequence GTGATAAAAATTATAAGAAGAAGTGTTATAGTAAGCATATTAGTGTGCTTATCAGTTGCTATTGTATCTTGTGAAGAAGATTTTACCAACATAAATTCTAACGTACTTACCAATACAAAATTTAACACAAACGCTGTTACAGTAGATATTGTTGCAGAAAATAGTTCATTAGAAAGAATTCAATCAGATAATATTTCTAGACAACTTGGGCAATATTTGTTAGGTGTTTATAACAGTACAGATTACGAAAAATTAGAAGCTTCAATAGTTTCTCAACTTACTATTACAACAGGTGTTCAAGTTGTAGATGATGCAAATATTTATGGCGCAGATACAACCGTTGTTACAAAAATTGATACTGTATTTTTAAAATTACCTTATCAAGTTGTTCTTGATAGTGATGATTTAACTTACGATTTAGATTCAATTATTGGAGATCAATCAGAAGCATTTACTTTTAATGTTTATCAATCTAATACTTATTTGAACCTTTACAACCCTTTAGATCCAACAAAAATTAATAGTTTTTATTCTAATGATGTTTTTGAAAAATCTGGAACAGCATTAAATAGTGAGTTAAACTATCAATTTAAACCAAATTACGAAACAGTAGATGGTGAATTAGTACCTGTAGATACTATGTTAGTGATTAAAAGAAGATTGTTTAATGATAATGTTGCAACACAAGATACTGTAAAAATTTACAGTTCTACAGCAAGTACATTACCTGTACCATTTGCAAGAATACCTTTAGATGAAGATAGAATTAAAGAATTATTCTTAGATAAATATGAATCATCAGAATTTGAAACTCAAGAAGCCTTTAACGATTATTTTAGAGGATTAATTTTAGAGGCAACAGGTGTAGAAGGTTCATTAATTTCTTTTGATTTTAATGCAACAACTGCAAATTTAATCCCTTCTTTAGAGATTTATTACACCAATACTGTGTTAAAATCTGGTAGTACAATTTTAGATACGATTAGCAAGAACAATAGTTATCCATTAACTGGTTTTAGAGTTAATACCTTTAAAATGGAAGACAAAGTATATCCTGCAAACGAAGAAATTAAAATTCAGGGTACAGCTGGTAGCGAAGCTAAGATTACAATTATAGATCAAGCTAAGATTGATGAATTAAGACAAAATAATTGGTTAATTAATGATGCTTCTTTAAGTTTTTACATAAATCAATCTGCAGATACGCTTAATGTGCCAGAAAGATTATATCTTTATAAGACAGATGAAGATGCAACAAACCCAAGTTTTAGTCAAATAAAAGATGCAACTAGCGAATCGTCTTTTGGAGGCATTCAAGGTGAGTTGCAAAGAGATGCTAGTGGAAAAGTAGAAAAGTATACGTTTAGAATAACAGATTATATGTCTGATATTTTAAGTGGAGATATCGATTATAACCCAAATTTAAGGTTAAAAGTTTATAACCCTACAGATTTACCTACAACCACAACAGATACAATTTTTAATAATTTTAGTTGGAATCCTAAAGCAGTAACACTTTTTAATAACACTGCTGTGGACGATGGTAAAAAAGCAGTTTTAAAAATTTCGTATACAGAAAAACAATAA
- the panD gene encoding aspartate 1-decarboxylase: MLVQVVKSKIHRVKVTGADLNYIGSITIDEDLMDAAGIIEGERVQIVNNNNGNRLETYAIPGPRKSGEITLNGAASRLVAVGDVLILIVYAFMELEQAKTFKPQLVFPNEKDNTLT, from the coding sequence ATGTTAGTACAAGTAGTAAAATCTAAAATCCACCGTGTAAAAGTTACAGGTGCAGATTTAAATTATATAGGAAGCATTACCATTGATGAAGATTTAATGGATGCAGCAGGCATTATAGAAGGTGAACGCGTGCAGATTGTGAACAACAATAATGGTAATCGTTTAGAAACTTATGCCATTCCTGGACCTCGTAAAAGTGGAGAAATTACCTTAAATGGAGCAGCTTCTAGATTAGTAGCTGTTGGCGATGTTTTAATCTTAATTGTTTACGCATTTATGGAACTAGAACAAGCCAAAACTTTTAAACCTCAACTCGTTTTTCCTAACGAAAAAGACAATACACTTACTTAA
- the panC gene encoding pantoate--beta-alanine ligase, protein MNVFKEKHALKVYLSKLKAQNKTVGFVPTMGALHEGHLSLIKKAKKKNDLVVVSIFVNPTQFDNPEDLIKYPKTLSNDIKLLESVSCDVLFHPSVKEIYDQNIVSDKFDFDGLEHEMEGKFRDGHFNGVGTIVKTLFEIVEPDKAYFGQKDFQQLQIIKKMVKKNRINIKIKGCKIFREEDGLAMSSRNTRLTTEHRNAAPFIYKTLKKARKKFGTENALNITEWVENQFKNHPLLTLEYFTIAEEKTLKTIKNKESDKKYRAFIAVFAGDIRLIDNIRLKIN, encoded by the coding sequence ATGAACGTTTTTAAAGAAAAGCATGCCTTAAAAGTTTATTTATCAAAATTAAAAGCTCAAAATAAAACTGTTGGTTTTGTGCCAACAATGGGAGCATTACATGAAGGGCATTTATCATTAATTAAAAAAGCAAAGAAAAAAAACGACCTAGTTGTTGTTAGTATTTTTGTGAATCCAACTCAGTTTGATAACCCAGAAGATTTAATAAAATATCCCAAAACATTAAGCAATGATATAAAGCTTTTAGAAAGTGTTTCTTGCGATGTACTTTTTCATCCTTCAGTAAAAGAAATTTACGACCAAAACATTGTTTCTGATAAATTTGATTTTGACGGATTGGAGCACGAAATGGAAGGAAAATTTAGAGATGGCCATTTTAATGGCGTTGGTACTATTGTAAAAACACTCTTCGAAATTGTAGAACCAGACAAAGCTTATTTTGGTCAAAAAGATTTTCAGCAGTTACAGATCATCAAGAAAATGGTGAAAAAAAATCGCATCAATATTAAAATTAAAGGCTGTAAAATTTTTAGAGAAGAAGATGGTTTGGCTATGAGTTCTAGAAATACCAGACTTACTACAGAGCACAGAAATGCTGCCCCCTTTATTTACAAAACCTTAAAAAAAGCCAGAAAAAAGTTTGGCACAGAAAATGCTTTAAACATAACTGAATGGGTAGAAAATCAATTTAAAAATCATCCTTTGTTAACTTTAGAGTATTTTACAATTGCTGAAGAAAAAACGTTAAAAACCATAAAAAACAAAGAATCTGATAAAAAATATAGGGCTTTTATAGCAGTTTTTGCAGGTGATATTCGATTGATTGATAACATTCGTTTAAAAATTAATTAA